In Colletotrichum higginsianum IMI 349063 chromosome 1, whole genome shotgun sequence, one genomic interval encodes:
- a CDS encoding Ankyrin repeat protein — MDPLSIAAFTLQMASIAGKIIEGTGKFVAEARAVRSNIDEFKDTISNLHAALHNVARTFKQHPHQLPFEREHHQDIYRILKSCKSSLDRLYAELPELAKDPGPLDKATASFVMTLRSNVIRDSVSHISSYTQVLQLSLTTLTLGSSWSQQKSQEQIHKEIRELTNAIRSANLLSRASIGHRRLLTEWDDDIETRVEDSVSVTKEIQAWRMSADEVAAAVTLQDADRRKSFLSFGPSFSKLSLDNDIGPSPATLGDVESDDWDPEPDHPDGPSKDILSHQYDANQEIVNRLVNCGIFLRASLYQKRGIEIREQLSRPGYDLEFSFAEQAAMKEKLADIILRSETEEGTLEAKTILQKLLQEEVKQPEEFRDVERRSRLYHDLGCLYIKLGNLKQAKTFLSRALEGRKTQDPMPVNLVQETADLYIKALQLDGALDEARGVEVWVNTTVIPLTSRPASPPESEDIPGPRRPSSIGELSQALAWCRKNGFDIDTSSGFRFETCDFISRTSPLHKAIQDENVDVLRQMVGHVASLETGGNLGIPTPLLFAASTKNRDSVGLLLRNGARADVRDSTGMSPLHRCQSNSGGVNVAKLLLNNTPILLDGIDNSGKTALFMACEMGNEKMVRFLLEEGADTNICHQTRRGPMLSPYASYTNVCTPLLAAIQVVARSSRKIGMIKDLLSHRADPRLTDANGTNAIQAANNAGLAGSEIKRLLQEHGSAFPPLSSDASSSTTIFTRSSTSSDNGPHPSGRRSNLMRFWSKSESSHSGIESAAEEGVNE, encoded by the exons ATGGACCCTCTTTCGATTGCCGCGTTTACGCTTCAGATGGCCAGCATAGCCGGCAAGATCATCGAGGGCACCGGCAAGTTCGTTGCAGAAGCCAGAGCGGTCCGTTCGAACATCGACGAGTTCAAAGACACCATCAGTAACCTACACGCTGCTCTACATAACGTAGCCCGAACTTTCAAACAGCACCCACACCAGCTTCCCTTCGAGAGAGAGCACCATCAAGACATTTACCGCATCCTGAAATCATGCAAAAGTTCGCTCGACAGGTTGTATGCGGAGCTGCCAGAGCTGGCAAAAGACCCGGGGCCGCTTGACAAAGCTACAGCAAGCTTTGTCATGACTTTGAGGTCGAATGTCATTCGAGATTCAGTTTCACACATAAGCTCGTACACTCAAGTCCTTCAACTCAGTCTAACGACTCTAACACT GGGCTCATCATGGTCCCAACAAAAATCCCAGGAACAGATTCACAAAGAAATTAGAGAGCTGACCAACGCTATCCGGTCTGCAAATCTTCTATCGCGGGCTAGTATAGGCCACAGACGTCTTTTGACTGAGTGGGACGATGATATCGAAACTAGAGTCGAAGACTCTGTGTCAGTGACCAAGGAGATTCAGGCTTGGCGGATGtcggccgacgaggtcgcaGCTGCGGTCACACTCCAAGACGCGGACCGACGCAAGTCTTTTCTGTCCTTTGGCCCTTCGTTTTCCAAATTGTCCCTAGATAACGACATCGGACCATCACCAGCGACACTCGGGGACGTCGAATCAGATGACTGGGATCCCGAGCCCGATCATCCCGATGGTCCAAGTAAAGACATCTTGAGCCATCAGTACGACGCGAACCAGGAAATCGTCAATCGCCTGGTGAACTGCGGCATCTTCCTACGGGCGTCGCTGTACCAGAAGAGGGGCATAGAGATCCGTGAACAGCTGAGCCGCCCTGGCTACGACCTCGAGTTCAGCTTCGCAGAGCAAGCTGCTATGAAAGAGAAACTGGCCGATATCATTTTGAGAAGTGAGACAGAAGAGGGGACCCTAGAGGCGAAAACCATACTTCAGAAGCTCTTACAAGAAGAGGTCAAGCAGCCTGAGGAGTTCAGAGATGTAGAGAGGCGTAGCCGCCTGTATCACGATCTTGGATGCCTCTACATCAAACTTGGAAACCTCAAGCAGGCCAAGACATTTCTCAGTCGGGCTCTTGAGGGTCGAAAGACCCAGGATCCTATGCCAGTCAACTTGGTACAAGAAACGGCTGACTTGTACATCAAAGCCTTGCAACTTGACGGAGCTCTCGATGAAGCACGAGGGGTGGAAGTCTGGGTAAACACCACCGTCATACCCTTGACGAGTCGCCCAGCATCACCTCCAGAGTCAGAAGACATTCCGGGCCCCAGAAGACCGTCGTCAATAGGAGAACTGTCTCAGGCCTTGGCCTGGTGTCGAAAAAACGGCTTCGACATCGACACGTCGAGCGGTTTTCGGTTTGAAACTTGCGATTTCATAAGTCGTACATCGCCGCTCCACAAAGCCATTCAAGATGAGAATGTCGATGTTCTGAGGCAGATGGTAGGGCATGTTGCCAGTCTCGAAACTGGCGGCAACCTTGGTATCCCGACGCCGCTGCTATTTGCGGCGTCAACGAAAAACCGCGATAGTGTTGGCCTGCTGTTGCGAAACGGTGCTCGAGCCGACGTCCGTGACAGCACCGGGATGAGTCCACTACATCGGTGCCAAAGCAATTCGGGGGGTGTCAACGTGGCTAAGCTCCTACTCAACAATACTCCTATTTTGCTGGACGGCATCGACAACTCGGGCAAGACGGCTCTATTCATGGCTTGCGAGATGGGGAACGAGAAGATGGTTCGTTTTCTTTTAGAAGAGGGAGCCGACACCAACATCTGCCATCAGACAAGGCGAGGGCCGATGTTGTCTCCCTACGCAAGTTACACCAACGTGTGTACCCCGTTGCTCGCCGCGATCCAGGTTGTCGCGAGAAGCTCGCGCAAGATTGGGATGATCAAGGACCTGCTATCCCACAGAGCGGACCCTCGCCTCACTGATGCCAATGGCACAAACGCTATTCAAGCAGCCAACAACGCTGGGTTGGCTGGATCCGAGATCAAGCGGCTCCTGCAGGAGCATGGGTCGGCATTTCCTCCACTGTCTAGTGATgcgtcttcgtcgacaaCCATTTTTACCAGATCCTCAACTTCAAGTGACAATGGCCCGCATCCATCGGGCCGGCGGAGTAATCTCATGAGATTTTGGAGTAAGTCGGAGTCGTCCCATTCGGGGATCGAGTCCGCTGCAGAGGAGGGAGTAAATGAGTAA